One Sodalis praecaptivus DNA segment encodes these proteins:
- a CDS encoding TetR family transcriptional regulator produces the protein MQQNPPKKSVVKKRPRDPVQTKALILAAAMDEFAGVGLGGARIDGIAAKAGVNKRLIYEYFNSKDDLFQAVLEDIYTDVRTAEEALGLDELAPVDAICALMRFTWNYYLKRPEFMSLVNSENLHKAIHVKRSTRFALLHVDFVGRIKRILDRGVAAGVFRAGVDPGQLYITMASVGYYYLNNRYTLEVIYDQNFVSDDALDARFAFNVDTILRLLKP, from the coding sequence ATGCAACAGAACCCGCCAAAAAAAAGCGTTGTTAAAAAGCGTCCGCGCGATCCGGTGCAGACGAAAGCGCTGATCCTCGCGGCGGCGATGGATGAATTCGCCGGTGTTGGGCTGGGAGGGGCGCGCATCGACGGTATAGCGGCCAAGGCAGGCGTGAACAAGCGCCTGATCTATGAATATTTCAACAGTAAGGACGATCTTTTTCAGGCCGTACTGGAGGACATTTATACCGATGTGCGCACCGCTGAAGAGGCGCTGGGGCTGGACGAGTTAGCGCCGGTTGACGCTATTTGCGCGTTAATGCGGTTTACCTGGAACTATTACCTCAAGCGTCCGGAATTTATGTCGCTGGTGAATAGCGAAAACCTGCATAAAGCCATTCATGTCAAACGGTCAACACGTTTTGCCCTGCTGCACGTGGATTTTGTCGGCAGGATCAAACGCATCCTGGATCGCGGCGTGGCGGCCGGCGTCTTTCGCGCGGGCGTGGACCCAGGGCAGCTGTATATTACGATGGCGTCGGTAGGGTATTATTATTTGAACAATCGCTATACTCTCGAAGTCATCTATGACCAGAACTTCGTTTCTGACGACGCCCTTGACGCGCGCTTTGCCTTTAATGTCGATACCATTTTGCGTCTTCTCAAGCCCTGA
- a CDS encoding enoyl-CoA hydratase/isomerase family protein, whose protein sequence is MALHHDIELEVKQGIARFTLNKSATHNALTLDMLRALDAGLAQLEAREDIRCIVFSSTSARFFCSGADIKEWGDIDPEKMGSLFIRAGNRVFRRIREMDVATIAVMSGHALGGGLELALACDLRYAAEGIKLGLPEASLGAIPGWLGAQRLYALAGAGRMHQLVMLGETITAQQALEWGIVQAVVAGEQLDAYVRGICARLSSRSPAALAVGKRLMRMIEPPALDVAHELAASVCKGTADAREGVAAFREKRPADFGRDRELAPPPARYRAE, encoded by the coding sequence ATGGCGCTACATCATGACATAGAGCTTGAGGTCAAACAGGGCATCGCCAGATTCACGCTCAATAAATCCGCGACGCACAATGCGCTCACCCTCGATATGCTGCGCGCGCTGGATGCGGGCCTCGCCCAATTGGAGGCGAGGGAGGACATCCGCTGTATTGTCTTTTCCTCAACCAGCGCGCGTTTTTTTTGCAGCGGTGCGGATATCAAAGAGTGGGGGGATATTGACCCTGAAAAAATGGGCAGCCTGTTTATCCGCGCCGGCAATCGCGTTTTTCGCCGTATTCGGGAGATGGACGTTGCCACCATTGCGGTCATGTCCGGCCATGCCCTCGGCGGGGGGTTGGAACTGGCGCTGGCCTGCGATTTGCGCTATGCGGCCGAGGGGATCAAACTCGGATTGCCCGAAGCCTCGCTCGGCGCCATTCCCGGTTGGCTGGGCGCGCAGCGGCTGTATGCCCTGGCGGGGGCCGGCAGAATGCATCAGCTCGTCATGTTGGGTGAGACCATTACCGCGCAGCAGGCGCTGGAATGGGGAATCGTGCAGGCGGTCGTGGCCGGCGAGCAGCTTGATGCCTATGTCCGGGGAATCTGTGCGCGGTTGAGCTCGCGTTCCCCTGCGGCGCTCGCCGTCGGCAAGCGGTTGATGCGCATGATTGAACCGCCGGCGCTGGATGTCGCCCATGAGTTAGCCGCGTCGGTGTGCAAAGGGACGGCGGATGCGCGAGAAGGCGTCGCGGCGTTTCGTGAAAAACGCCCGGCTGATTTTGGCCGCGATCGGGAGCTCGCGCCCCCTCCCGCGCGATACCGCGCCGAATAA
- the fhuD gene encoding Fe(3+)-hydroxamate ABC transporter substrate-binding protein FhuD, translated as MAHLLSTPCLPRRRLLSAMLLAPLLARQALAAPLPAAPRIVAVEWLPAELLFALGITPIAVADIVSYRQWVQQPVLPPEVIDVGERVTPNLELMAALQPDMILYSAGYGPRAAQLKAVAPAMGFAYTDAAGKPLDMARVSIMALARRLDREAVGRAHLAWFDRQLAQAAPTLASYRRQPLLVFSVMDERHALVVGRNHLFQQVLDQLGIDNLWQGETNFWGTAVVGIEKLIALAPGRAILLEQDDGALRRRISKTPLWQAIPFVRQQSWRPAPAIWYYGATLAALRFCRLLEQLEGEWS; from the coding sequence ATGGCCCACCTTTTATCTACCCCCTGTCTCCCACGCCGGCGGTTATTGAGCGCGATGCTGCTGGCGCCGCTGCTGGCGCGACAAGCCCTGGCCGCACCGTTGCCGGCGGCGCCGCGCATCGTGGCGGTCGAATGGCTGCCGGCCGAGCTGTTATTCGCCCTGGGCATTACCCCTATTGCGGTGGCGGATATCGTCTCTTATCGCCAGTGGGTGCAACAGCCGGTGCTACCGCCGGAGGTGATTGACGTCGGGGAGCGCGTGACGCCCAATCTGGAGTTGATGGCGGCATTGCAGCCGGACATGATCCTCTATTCCGCCGGCTACGGCCCGCGTGCGGCGCAGCTGAAGGCCGTCGCGCCCGCGATGGGATTCGCCTACACCGATGCCGCGGGAAAACCGCTGGATATGGCGCGCGTCTCTATTATGGCGCTGGCGCGAAGGCTCGATCGCGAGGCTGTCGGCAGGGCGCATTTAGCCTGGTTCGACCGGCAACTGGCGCAGGCGGCGCCGACGTTGGCATCTTATCGGCGGCAGCCGCTATTGGTCTTCTCGGTGATGGATGAGCGCCACGCGCTGGTGGTCGGGCGTAATCACCTGTTCCAGCAGGTGCTGGATCAACTGGGCATCGACAATTTATGGCAGGGTGAGACCAATTTCTGGGGCACCGCGGTAGTGGGTATCGAGAAGTTGATCGCGTTAGCGCCGGGCCGCGCCATTTTACTCGAGCAGGACGACGGCGCTTTGCGTCGGCGCATAAGCAAAACGCCGCTGTGGCAGGCCATTCCCTTTGTGCGACAGCAGAGCTGGCGGCCGGCGCCGGCGATTTGGTATTACGGCGCCACCTTGGCGGCACTGCGTTTTTGCCGGTTGCTTGAGCAATTGGAAGGGGAGTGGTCATGA
- the fhuC gene encoding Fe3+-hydroxamate ABC transporter ATP-binding protein FhuC, translated as MPNANPPSHAHFSLRGLSFAVPGRTLLHPLDFSFPPGQVCGLIGHNGSGKSTLLKILGRHQSASGGEARLNDRPLAEWDSKAFARQVAYLPQQLPAAEGMTVRELVALGRYPWHGALGRFSLADREHVQEAIELVGLDAFADRLVDSLSGGERQRAWLAMTMAQDSRCLLLDEPTSALDIAHQVDVLALVQRLSRQRGLTVIAVLHDINMAARYCDHLAALREGRLIAEGSPSQLMCGEVLERIYGIPMGILPHPGGGAPVSFVY; from the coding sequence ATGCCTAACGCCAACCCACCATCACACGCTCATTTCAGCCTGCGCGGGCTTAGCTTTGCCGTGCCCGGCCGTACGCTGCTGCATCCGCTGGATTTCTCCTTTCCGCCCGGCCAGGTGTGCGGTCTGATTGGCCATAACGGCTCCGGCAAATCGACGCTTTTGAAGATCCTCGGCCGTCATCAATCGGCCAGCGGCGGCGAAGCGCGGCTTAATGACCGGCCGCTGGCGGAATGGGACAGTAAGGCATTCGCCCGGCAGGTGGCCTATTTGCCGCAGCAATTGCCCGCCGCGGAAGGCATGACGGTGCGGGAGCTGGTGGCGCTGGGGCGCTACCCGTGGCATGGCGCCCTTGGCCGTTTTAGCCTCGCCGATCGCGAGCATGTGCAGGAGGCTATCGAACTGGTGGGGCTGGACGCATTCGCCGATCGGTTGGTGGACAGTTTGTCCGGCGGCGAGCGGCAGCGCGCCTGGCTGGCGATGACGATGGCGCAGGACAGCCGCTGCCTGCTGCTGGACGAGCCGACCTCGGCGCTGGATATCGCGCACCAGGTGGACGTGTTGGCGCTGGTGCAGCGGCTGAGTCGTCAGCGTGGCCTCACCGTGATTGCCGTCCTGCACGATATCAATATGGCGGCGCGCTACTGCGACCACCTGGCGGCGTTGCGCGAAGGCCGGCTGATTGCCGAGGGATCGCCGTCGCAGCTAATGTGCGGCGAGGTGCTGGAGCGTATCTATGGTATTCCCATGGGCATTCTGCCCCATCCCGGCGGCGGTGCGCCGGTGAGCTTTGTCTACTGA